The genomic stretch catacatgcgtgctcagttgctcaatcatgtccaactctttgagaccccatggactacagcccgccaggctcctctgtccatgggatctcccaggcaagaattactggagtgggctgccatttcctcctccaggggatcttcccaacccagaaactgacccacctctcctgcactggcaggcagattctttgccactgaaacCCCTGGGGAGCCCCTTTTTTTCAAACTGACCCTCTGAAACCCTTTCATACTTACAGCACATCGCAATTCAGACTAGCCTCACTTCAAGAACTCAGTAGCTAGAAGTGCAGTATTAAAATTAGtttcacatgctttttttttttttttcactatttaaaaatgtGCCTTGACATGCATAAAGGCCAGGGGAAGGAGAGATGGTGAGGCTGCACTGGCCTTTACACACGCCTAGGAGACTCCTATCCCTTCTTCCGTCAGCCAACCCCTGCTTGTCCTTCAAGATTTGGCTAAGCATCACCTCCCCTACGAAGCCTTCCTTGACTTTCTGTTGAGATGTCCACTCTCAGCAGTGCTAAATCCCTCAGCACTTAACTATATCATCACACGTGATATGGTAAAGGTTAGCCTTACTTTTCTGTCTTCCCCACTAAGAGGAATTTACCACAGAACTGATAAAGCTTAAACCTCAGGGTCCATCTCTCCCCTACACAAACCTTTCCAAGGCCTCATGTTTAATTCTGTAGCAATGgttttatattccttttcttaAAGAGTGTCAGACCCCACAAAACCTGGATCAACTCCTGTTCCTCTGACAGGCTGAGACGCTTGTGGGCTGGGACTGTGCCTTATCTGACTGTATCCCCAGTTCCTACACAGGTCTCTGACAAAGAGAGTCCATAAATGTTTGCCAAATAAACAAAGACTGGAATTCTTTAGGGCTTAATCCtaaactctctctctccccttctccctctctttcagAGTAGCATCAGCTGGTCCTTGATTGTAATAACCATACATTTGTTGGTAATTCACAAATTTTACTTCCAGCCCTGACCTTGTTCATAAGCTTTAAGTCCATTTGTGCAACTGCCTCTCAGAGGCATCCACTTGGAGGTGACATAAACGCTCAAACTCATTCCAGGGTGGGAACTTGTCTCCCCAGAACCTGTTCTTCCCATACTCGTCCTTTTCTCACTAGATGGCGCCACCATCCGCCCCGCTGCTCAAGCCAACTCCTTGCCTCGCTCTCACTGGCCCTCCACATCCATAGTACCACCAAGTCCAGGTGATTCTGTCTTCAAAATACCTctcaaagatacacacacacaaatatatgctGGATACCTACAATAATCTCTTAACTTGACTCCCTGCTTCCACCCTCGCACACCCACCATTCACTTTATACACAGCAGTTAGGTAGTGACCTTTTAAATATGATTCCTCATTACATCATTTCTCACTGAACTTCACATAAAACCCAACCTCCGTATGTGAACCACAGGGCCCTGAAGAAGCAACTCTCCCCTTACTCACTAAATATCTGCTGTTGCTatatagttgctaagttgtatccccactctttgcaactcaatggactgtagcctgtaggCTCCCagctccatgggattccccaggcaagaatcctgaccTCTAATTCTTTCCTCTAATGCATCAAGGTCTGTCCCTGCTTTGAGTCTTTGCAAATGTGTCCTCGTTGTCCCCTACGGAGCATGGGGAAGAAATCCAGAAGAATCCTCATTCTGCACGTCTACTTGGACTTCTCCTCCAGGACGCCTCCCTTGCTCTCCCTGGCTGACGAGGGCCCGCTACCTTCACTCTCCATCACGTGCACTGCTTATGGTCTTCAAAGCACTCCTCATACTCGGAAATGTGTTAACTTATTTTACTTGTCTATCATCCACATGCCCACTCCCCCacattaaaacattttctgtCAGTTTTATATTTCCAGTGTATTCAGGTGGCAGAGCATCCAGATtcatgctgttttcttccctggtggctcagacggtaaagcgtctgtctacaatgcaggagacccgggttcaatccctgggttgggaagatcccttggagaaggaaatggcaatccactccagtactcttgcctggaaaatcccatggatggaggagcctggtaggctatagtccatggggtcgcaaagagtcagacacgactgagcgacttcacatccACATTCACATGATTACCTAAATTCATATCTAATCCCATCACATACACTAGGGGAAAAAAGATTACCCTGTTGTATGAGTAGATATAAAATCTCTAGAAGAGATTTTACATACATCTATAGGAAAAAATAAGTCATTCTAAATGTGTGATCAGATgtttgagtttttctgttaatATTCGCTTGTTTCTTATGATTCATTTTGTCCTCTGCTAGCACCCAGCAGCAGATGAATGCTGAAAGCTTAAGAGAATTTTATGAAGAAAAGAAGCCTTAACACTCAGGATTTGATTCTTGCCATATTTTCCTGATAACTAGGGGGAAGCTGACTATTATTTAAGAATTTAAGGAActcttggtgatccagtggttaggactccacgctctcactgccaagggcctgggtttgatccctggttggggaactaagatcccacaagctgcatgctacagccaaaaaataaaagagagagagagagagaaacagaggaggGAACCCCTCAGACTAACTAGTGTGAGTGCTTCGGGAGCACAGTGAATTACCTGCAAGCTGGCAAAGGCAGGCCCACAGAGGCAGGAAGGGCGCTGGTGGCTGCTGCTTGTTCACAGCAGACAGCAGCTGGCTGGCTGGCAGCGCAGGTACTGGAATAAATGTGAACCCTGACAAGAAAGGGAAGACTGGTTCCTAAAGAGACACCAGGTCTGTCTGCTTGGGGttcctgttggtttttttttttttaactgccagGAAGAAACTAGCCCGTAGCACACTGAAGAAGAGAGTGACAGACTTCTTCCTGGGGTTTCACACTCTGAAATATGCTCGGGGGCAGAATGAGGATATGGCTTCCAAAGGAGCCTGGGCCAGTCTCATTCCCCAGCTTGCATACCTTTTCACCTCTCATGCTCTGTGGCGAAGGGCTGTCTCGCCAGCCAGCATCTCATGCAGACAGCTGGTTCTTTCTACCTAAGACTGCAGCTCTCTCTACAAAGAAGGGCCCAGCATCCTTCAAGCACAATAAGGCGTTTTAGCCAGGTTAGAGCCTCAACTCCAGCTTTCTGCAACTATGCATGGTCAAGGAAGGTCAGATATTTATCCTTTGGGACCAGAACAAATAACACTGACAGCTTCAAGCCCAGGGGCAAAAGTTTCACAGCAAGCTAAGTTAGACTGTGTTGATAACTATACAAACATTTACCATTTCTTTATCGGGTTCATAAAAGGCACTCTCAAACCAATACATATCAGTTCGACAATGTTGTCTGAAATATTcttagctttgatttttttttttttttttgcagccagTGTTAAAAGAAAGACTCTAGTTACTATGTGTTTGTGTTTGGtactatatcttttttttttctggaaatattttcaagtgtGAACTCTGAATAGAATcattcacaaaaaaaaaacaaaccactttATTCTGATTCTAGATTATCAGAGCAGAATAAAAAGTGAAAGCTCCTCTAGCTGAGAAACTCCACAGATAATAGCTGGgtgaatatttcattaaaaaatgaattgttCTATGCTGATCTTACATCTTCAAATTGTTCAGGTGGGAGAACTCTCAGGAAAACACCACAGGGCATTCCTATTTGTTTACTGATCGTCTGTGGCTGCTGTCAGGCTATGGtgacagagttgagtagttgtgatAGAGACTATACGGCCTGcagaagcctaaaatatttactgtctggccctttacaggaaaAGTCTGCCAAACCCTGCCCTAGTTCATCcttttcactttacagatgaacagCATGAGATCTGGAAGAAAAGCAAAACGACTTTGTAGCACTTTGCACAGTGTCCCCTTTACAGGAGCTTTTGTCTATGCCTGTCCCTCTTACTGCTTTTCATCTAAGTGCTCAGTAATATAGGTTTATCAAGTTGCACTGACTTTCCCAGGGGAACAGGGAAAGTTATCAGAGGAAACAGGGTTAAAACCCAGATAAACAGGCTCATGAACTGGTGACAAGGACCACCAGCTAGTTATCAACTTTGGCTGAGTTACTTATCTTCTCCAAGCCTCTGAGCTGCAAAATGGCAATCACAATCTATTCttgcagaggtttttttttttttttctttttctttttcttttttggccatgccaagcaacatgcaggatctcagtttcccagcCAGAgtctgaacctgggccctggcagtgaaagcccagaatcctaaccactaggccaccagaggACTCCCGTCTTGCAGGGTTCTACTGACAAGTCGTTGAGGTGATGCACGTATGTCACAGGCCCTCCACCAGTGTGGATTCCTTTCCCTACTCCCTTTTCTCTGTAAACCGGAGACCCTGACCTGTTAGAGGAACAGGTTGTTTCCCTAAGGAAACAACCAAATACTTGCAGAGCTTCTGCTAGGGATGAGGCATTGAGCTTAGCCCTTTGGGAGACACAAAGATTATTTCCCCTATTTAATAGCAATGATGAGCCTAATCCTGTGGCCACACCTCACCCCCGGCTACCATGAGAAGAAGGGAGAGGCCCAAGTGTCTTTCCTGTTCCTGGGAGCTGGCTCCCACCGCCCTCTACTTCTCTTTGCCCTGCTTAAACTTCCTGAGCAGTTGTGGCTCTGACTTCtctccagccctcctcctccttgACTCCTGACCACTGTCTGCCCCTTCCCTACTTCTTACTTCCTTACCTTTGGGGCGTGGCTGACTTACTAAGCCTAGTTTCcctgccttctccaagtgatgCTCAAAGGGACCCATTGGTCAGGGAAGAGGTGTGAACTGATAGGTCAGTGTGAGTGACATACAAGGCAAGCTCATTTTCTGAGTTAAAGTTTCATAGTTAAAGTAAGGTAATTTGCAGGGGTGAGTACACACCCTTGCATAAATCACAAAAATGAGTACCAACACAGAAAAGGGAGTAGGGAAGGAATCCACACTGGTGGAGGCCCTGTGACATACGTACATCATCTCAACAACTTTTCAGTAAAACCCTGCAAGATGGGAGTTCTCTGgtagcctagtggttaggattctgggccttcactgccagggcccaggttcagacTCTGgctgggaaactgagatcctgaTGTTgctcagcatggccaaaaaagaaaagaaaaacacagatcaAAGATTAGATTTTCAGAGAATCCTTGAAGAATTCAAACAGAATAGCTTGCCTCAGTCTGTTAGTGAAGGGCGGGTTAATTTATCTccctgattcatggggtcgcaaagagtcagacacgactgagcagctaaactgaactggactgaacatgATCACAGGTCTTGGGCAGCCAAACACAGACATTAACGATACAAGCAAAAGCAGTTGCCCCTCTCTCTGGCTATAAGAAACCTGGGGTGAAACTGCAAATTCACATGTTTTCAAAATCCGTTTCTAAATAGTTATAGCTTTTTAGTTATCTGCACTAATTTTTAGAAGGCAGCTGTCGTGCCAGGAAGTCCTCACTATAGgctttcaattttaaataaatacaaatttactGTCAAGGACAGCCagtatttcaactttttttttttaataatgctgtTAATTAAAATTCATACTGGATCCGCTTTAATAAATAGATAAGAACAGTTGTAATTAGCACTGCTCTCACTGCTTGGCAAAGAGCTGCTACTAAAGACCTTGAAGAGTCTTTTAAGTAAGTTACAAATTCTCTTTTGAAATCACAATTATACTTTACTTGCTTGGCAAGCTTTCTATAGTTCtgataaaatggaaaattgaGAATCTGTAGAgtttaaatgaaaacagaattacTGTGAAGGACTGGGAGGAAAGTCAGAGGCATTTTGAAAACTGTTTGTCTAACATACACCAAACCACAGATGCTTTCCCAGAAAAGAGTACCAGGTTTCACAGCCACCTTCAGCAAAGCCTGCCCTGACAACTTCGTTAGGAGAGAGGCCCGTTTGTTTAAACGAGGTAATGCTCTGAGTCTCCCTTTCTTTTTGAAGCCTCTGGCTTCTTAGAGCAGTCATCTGGGAAGTTAGCACTGAATGGGAAGTTAGGATACCAGGTTCCCATTCCAGTTTGGAAGCCTTCCAGCTATCCAAACTTGGGCAGGATATTTCTCCTTGTGGGGCCACCACACAAATATACTAATTGAAGGTCAGTTGATCAGATAGATAACCGCTGTGTTGGGCCTGCCAGAACTGAACTCACTTAGACACCGGACATTAACAATGAACGTTAGAGCTAAACAGAACCTTTTCATGATTAGTTGGACTCTGTCATTTCCCCCAGAGATGGGAAGGGGGTCTGTCCAAGGTCAAATAGTTAGAGGGGGCCTTGGATTAGAACCCACATTTCCCAACTCAGTTCCATGCTCTGAACACCACATGTTATCTCAGAAGTCCTAAAGGAattgcatttcatttcctttgtaccACATAGCTCTGAGATGTATTGCTGAGTTTGGTCTCCATCCTGCCCACTCATCAAAATTGTGCTGGATTAAGCAGCTAAGTCCTTCTACTCTTTGCACGCAAAATTCTGCTCACACTAGTGGCTTCTCTGAGATCTGAAATAGGCAGGCTATGAGCCAACCTTTGCCCAAACTCACCTTTAGGAGCATGAGAGAAGCGAGGTCTGTGTTCCCTAGGGTCCTCTCACTTTTGAGTCTCAAGGAACAAAAAACTTTGGGATGGATGTTTAGAGATCACTTCTCCAGTTAAATCGCACTGTTCAGATTATTGACTCCAGCAATGAATTTAGCAAGAAGGTCCCTCACAGAGGCAGAGAAATTCTTGGAACGGAACTGTGGAGTCAGAAGAAAGCCCCAGAGTTGGAGCTCTTAATATCTGATCTCCAGTCAGCACCGAAACAGAGCTCTACACCCAAGGCTGGCCTGTCAGTGGATGAGAGGAGCTCCCAcctccaatattttaaaaaccaaaccaaactcaAATAACCTCCTCCTTCTCAGACCCTAACCAAGCTACCAGCCCTGCTCCCCCAGGTCTGGAATGTGAACAAACAGGATTAATTGAAAGTAAGGGTGCTAGATAAACCCTAAACACCATGCACATGGAAAAGATTATCATTTTTCCCTGCCTGATATCTCCTTGGACATTCCCCAAAGCCCAGCTCAAATGTCATTTCTGAAGACCCAATCCAACCAACCTGGGTTCATCCTAGCTCCACCACCTATTTTCCCTATGACACTGAACAAGTGCTTTAACTTCattaggcctcagtttcttcccctGCCAATGGGGGATCATAATAATGACCATTTTATGGGATGACTAGGTGTTGACCCACGGTCATTCTTGCAAAGGCCCAGCATGGCAACTGGCAGAGAATAGGACTCtataaatattgaatgaattGCGAGGGAACCAGAGCACTCACTCATCTCTTGAGGTCTGATCCAGCATTTTTCATTCTTCAGTCCCTGCCTTCTCCCCTCTGTTCTTTTGCCCAAAAGGGGCTAAACAAGCCTGAGCCAACCTGCTCTTACCTTGCTGAGGTCCCCTAGGGCCATGACCTTGGCCACTGGCCTCTTGTTGAGCTGCTCCTTCACCCAGAGCTCGAGCTGTTTGTTCCACTTCATGGTGAACACATAGAAGGCAtaagccagcagcagcagcacgctcTCCCACCACGCAATAAGGCTATCCAGGAAGAAGAGGATGAGCATCATTAGGTCAAAGATGTAGAAGGTGATGTCACGGAACAAGGGCCACCAGGTGAGGTTGAGGATCTCCCGGGAGAAGAGGGCACAAGTGCCAATGACAAAGAGGATGTTGAACACCGCAGAGCCCACTATGGTGCCGATGCCCACGTTGCTATGGGAGATGAAGACGCCGATGAGGGAGGTGAAGAGCTCAGGGGCAGAGCCTCCAGCAGCCATGAATGTAGCGCCTGCCACATCCTCAGAGATCTGCAGCTTGTCTGTGATGACGCCCAGGGCAGGGACAAAGTACTCGTCACAAACGATGGCCAAGGCTACAAACACATACATCATGCCAAAGATGTGCAGGACCACCCAGCCCTGCCTCCGCTCCTCCACACTGAACAGGTCTCGGGGGTACTCTGCCTTGGGGTGCAGGTCTGGCTGTCCTGAGGGACTAGGAATCTCTGGGATCGCAGCTGTTGTCCAACtaggggagggggcagtgggtGCAACTGGGGCTGGCTCCACCACCAGGCAGTGGCGGACCTGAACGGTCGGATTTGCCctgactctgggagttgctgggGTGCTGGGTGCTTTGGAAGGGTTCTTCAAAAGCCCCCTGAAGGTGGTTGAGGATATTCTGATGGTCGGTGCACTGGTTCTGGACAAGGGATTCCTGACTTTCCAAGCATCAGTAGAAGCTTTGGTTTCTGCTGGGCTGCTGCGTGTCATGGTGCTTATTGTCACTTGCCCCTCAGAGATGGCCGCAGTGTGCTCCAGGACCATTCCTTGGGGTGTTGTCAGATTGTTTTTCCCCACCAACTCCTGGTGGTTGGTTGAGATATTACTGTCCACTCTTCTAGGGGTAGTTAGGGTCTTCTTTTCTACCACATTTCTTGGAGAAGTCAAGGTGTCTGTTTCTAAGTCACTTAACAGGAAGGTTGGGGTGTTACTTATTTCCTTGAGAGGAGCTGGGGTGGTTTTCTCCACTAGGCTCTTGGAGGGGTTGGTCGCCAGCGTTTTCTTGGTTGCCATAATTTCACTGTCTTTCACTGTTGTTCTGGGGGTGATCCCATAGCTCCTTGGCATTGTCACGAGTGTAGATGGGGCATAACTGTTTCCCATTCTACCAAGTGGGGATGGGGAGTATTTCTCCACCTTTCCCCTGGATTGAGTTGGGCGGGAGCTCTTTACTTCTCCCCTGGGTGTCACGGGGGTATAACTATTTACCATTGGTCTGCTTTGAGTGTAGTGATTCAGTTCTCCGCTGGGTGTGGCTGAGGTGTCTTCCTTAACTTTTCCTGTGCCTTTTGGTGTTGGGCTGTAGTTATTCTTGGGTATCGTTGGAGTGATGCTGGCTGTTCTTCTAGGCGTACTGGGGGTGTTCTTCATTGCTATGCCAGGTGTTGTTCCATCTCTGCCTGCTGTGGCTTCAGGTGCCCATGCCTCAACCTCCATTTCAGAGCTAGATTTTGAAGTCTCACTGCTCACCGTCATCATCTCCTTGTTGGAAAGGTCCCGGCTGGCTACTTTTACAGGGTGTTGGGAAGAGACTGCTGCCCACAGTGTGGGGAGGCCCTGTGGGCTCGTCAGGTACTGGTAGGTGGAACCTATGATCAACATTCCCAATAGGAAGAGGGGGCGGCTCCAATGAAGCCGCTTTGGCCAGAGTGACCGCCTTTCCTGTGCCCCCATCCTGATCAATTTCCCCATGATGGCCAGTTATGCCTGGCTATAAAAGGCCTCTCATTTTGTCCACAGAAAAATGGGGGATGCTCTGGGATTCAGATTAGAAAGCAGTGAAGATTCCTCCATGAAGTCCAGCCAGGGGGTAGCCACAaacctagaaagaaaaagaaaagacaaggtTATTTGTTCCTAAAAGGACAGCTGGGATCCACCAAACCCTCATCTGGAAGAGTGACTATTCACACAGGAGCCTTTGTTGAGAAGGTAACTGTt from Capra hircus breed San Clemente chromosome 10, ASM170441v1, whole genome shotgun sequence encodes the following:
- the SLC24A1 gene encoding sodium/potassium/calcium exchanger 1 produces the protein MGKLIRMGAQERRSLWPKRLHWSRPLFLLGMLIIGSTYQYLTSPQGLPTLWAAVSSQHPVKVASRDLSNKEMMTVSSETSKSSSEMEVEAWAPEATAGRDGTTPGIAMKNTPSTPRRTASITPTIPKNNYSPTPKGTGKVKEDTSATPSGELNHYTQSRPMVNSYTPVTPRGEVKSSRPTQSRGKVEKYSPSPLGRMGNSYAPSTLVTMPRSYGITPRTTVKDSEIMATKKTLATNPSKSLVEKTTPAPLKEISNTPTFLLSDLETDTLTSPRNVVEKKTLTTPRRVDSNISTNHQELVGKNNLTTPQGMVLEHTAAISEGQVTISTMTRSSPAETKASTDAWKVRNPLSRTSAPTIRISSTTFRGLLKNPSKAPSTPATPRVRANPTVQVRHCLVVEPAPVAPTAPSPSWTTAAIPEIPSPSGQPDLHPKAEYPRDLFSVEERRQGWVVLHIFGMMYVFVALAIVCDEYFVPALGVITDKLQISEDVAGATFMAAGGSAPELFTSLIGVFISHSNVGIGTIVGSAVFNILFVIGTCALFSREILNLTWWPLFRDITFYIFDLMMLILFFLDSLIAWWESVLLLLAYAFYVFTMKWNKQLELWVKEQLNKRPVAKVMALGDLSKLGDGTVVVDEQQDNKKLKLSSMLTRGSSSASLHNSTIRSTIYQLMLHSLDPLGEARPSRDKEEETLIQEAKATPQAKAESRPEEEEPAKLPAVTVTPAPAPYVKGDQEEDPGSQGVGAEAESTGERTGGKVEAPAEGESGEQSGGDAALEGESEGRGENESEGDILAEGRGGDEDEGEIQAGEGGEVEGDDGEVEGDDGEVEGDEDEGEIQAGEGGEVEGDEDEGQIQAGEGGEVEGDDGGVEGDDGEVEGDEDEGEIQAGEGGEGETGEQELNGEIQGEAKDDEEGVDGEGGGDGGDNEDEEEDEEEEDEEEDEEEEEDEEEEEENEQPLSLEWPETRRKQAIYLFLLPIVFPLWLTVPDVRRLEAKKFFVITFLGSILWIAMFSYLMVWWAHQVGETIGISEEIMGLTILAAGTSIPDLITSVIVARKGLGDMAVSSSVGSNIFDITVGLPLPWMLFSLINGLQPVAVSSNGLFCAIVLLFLMLLFVISSIALCKWRMNKVLGFTMFLLYFVFLIISVMLEDRIISCPVSV